The sequence below is a genomic window from Colletotrichum destructivum chromosome 4, complete sequence.
GGAGGTCTCATCAAGGCGGGCTTCCACGAGGTCGTGGTCAACGAGAAGACACTTGACGTGATTGAGCGTCGCAAGACCCAATTCCCGGACCGCCCGCTCGTCCGCATCTCGTCAACGTTCTTCTTCCACCTGTCATCCGACTTCGATATCACACCGATCCCCCAGCTGGCGGAGCAGGCACAAAAGGTCCGGGCTGAGCAGTTCAACCTGGGCAAggacgaaggcgaggaggtggtgTATAAGCCCATGAAGGTGGGAAACCAAGTGCAAGAGTAAGTCATACCATCCCGGTTAATTTCTACCGTTGAACTCTCGAAGCTGACCTGAAGTTCCCTCTCCTCTAGAGAGCTCAAGCACATTGCCCTGATGACATGATGAACAAAAAACCCGCTGTATTAATGTAGTACTATTAATAGTATTTTCTTTTTTAAACAAGACTGTGTATTTTTCTCTCAAGCCTTGTAGAACTCCTCGCCTTCGGCGACGTCCACCTTCTCTCTAGCGACCCTGTCGACGGCTGCCTTGGGgtcttcatcgccgtcgagatgGTCGACCCACGATGTCGTGAAGgcgtcgttctcggcgatgagggcggcgacctcggcaacGGATTCTCTGCTCGACGAGCCCTTGACACCCTTTGTCCTGCCGAACTCGACGTTGCCGGCGGGCGCCTCGGTCAGCGCGCCCGGACGCAGGCTGACGCCGGAGAAATCGGCGCGCTTCTTGGACTCCTGCCagaggacctcgtcggcggcaacctTGGCCTGGAAGTAGTTGGCAAGCTTCTTGTTGCCCTCCTGGGCGTCCTGCCAGGCCTGGTCAGACCACCAGGTGGGCTTGGTCCGTCGGGAGCTGAGGTAGGAGACGAGGATGAACTTCTTGATTGAGGGGgtcgcgacggcggccttgacgaagtAGATGGCGGCGTCACGGTCGATGGCGAACGTCTGGGACGAGGTGTCAATCAATCTAAATAGAGAGCTCGTAAAGGATATGGGATTTCATGTCTCGGACTCACTCTCTCGGGGTTTCCCTTTCCACCGGCACCTATGACGAGTCTGTCAGCATCCGCTCCATCTGCCAAACTTGGAAGATCGTCCGTTCCAAGCTTCATGACTCGCGCGAgtgagagaagggggggggggggacccGGAGGGATcaatgatgacgatgacggaaGGCAACGGCAAAAAAGCAACGGCAAGAACAAACAAGTATCGCGACTTACCTGCGCTCCAGACGATGGTGTCGGGCTTcacctcgtcgaggatggccTGGGCCTTGGCCTGGTCGGAGACGTCCTCAATGCTGCGGACGAGCACGTTGAGCTTGCCGGcctggccggcgccgagcttctcgatggcGGGGACCTGCTCCTGGGCGCGGATGACGCTCGTGACGGTCCACGACTTCTTGAGGAGGAGCGGGGTGAGGAACTGCGAGACCTTgccgtggccgccgaggatgaggacgtGTCTGCTCATGTTGGATAtatgtgcgtgtgtgtgtgtgtgtgtgtgtttgagTAGTGATGCTGTAGATGTTCTCACGAGTGTAGTAGGTAGGAGGCTGCTTTCTTGGGATTCTGAATTCCTCAATCCCCCAAACGGCGTGGCGGAAGGCCGACTCAAATAGTTTCGGAGAACCGATCACACCACACGGCTTTGGAATTTACAAACCTGCTTCCCCGCCGCTCGGCGggccccccttcctccccctctcccccgcTCGTCGGGACGGCGTTAAAGACGGTTAGAATGGGGTTCAAACTCGAAAGAGACGTAGGGAACACGGGCTGTCCGATGTCCCGATGTGGATTCACCCGTCCTCTGCCCCGCGAACGACGAATGTTCGGGGTCCCGATCACGTCAGCGCAGCGTCAATGACGTCGCTCCCGCGAGTCTATTTCGCTGTAAGTGGGGCAACCCCCTTCCTAAACGCCGATAAACCACCTTGGGAGCTGGAGGGGGCACTCGCTCAATTGAGTCTTGAGTGGGTTTTCCTATGTTCGTCATGTACCAATTACTCAGCCCGCCCCGTCGTCAGTTCTTGTCAATATGTCGTGCCCTTTTTATTTCTTTGCTTTTTTGTGTTTTTATTTCATTTAATTGGAGATGCGATACCTTGGCTGCTGACGTTTGAATGCCTGCGTGGCCGCTGTCGGTGACAGGACGGCCTGCCGTGCGCGGTGAATTCTTGAACTCACCTAAAGTGCCAAGTCCAAATGACCATGTTATTTCTGCTTGCCTCAACTTCTCTTGTAGCATGGCCTTGATCGGACAGCAGCCTCTTAGAGACTTGATGCGGTGTGCTCTATGCTCCatagagagaagaagaacccGCATCATTGAAGTGCTGCCCCACCTACCGGCATCCTACCTGAAATTTAGCGCCTTCTTACAGAATGTGTATGTGGCTACCTATGTAGGGCTGAGGGAGAAACACCCGTGTTCACAATACTGCGTAATATCATCCAGCCTGGCAAGGCCTGAACCAGTGGAAACATCAGCTAGGTAGCAGCCAGACCACAGCCAGTACCGAGAGAGAGCCGGATCAACTGGATATCCTCACTGCAAATGTGAAAAGTGATGTTTCTCGGGAGAAGGTGGAAACTCGGGATCCGGTGGGGGACGGGGATGAGAGGggacggcagcggcagcccGCCAACACCGACCGCCTCATGACCCCCCCCCGGCGACGGTTCATGCAGGGGTGGCTGTTGGCCTGTTGGTCGGCAGCACGGATCCCCGACCTGCAAACGTTACCCAGCCCCCCGGGCCTTTGCCTTCCAACACAACAACCAGGTCTGCGATTCCGGATACTGCTGTTCCAGCGAAACTTCGATGGTAGCGAGGGGTTTCAAAGTTGGTGATGAGCGTGCCGAGACCCGTCTTTTCGATTTAAGCGGCGCAGTGGCCAAGGCCTAAACCTGTCCCATTTGGTCGGCGGATCTTGGGGCTTGAGTGTCGTCGAAAGGCGTTGGTTGTCGTTTCTTTATCGGTACCATCTGTTCGTCAGAGTGATTTGTTTGTGTGGAGGGTGAGTCGGGTAATTACTTGTAAGTGGACACAGGTAGGTTGCAATTGAAAATGTCTACAGTGTCATTGATTCCTTGGGTCTGTCATCGGCATTTGGGTTGCGGAGCTCGTGCCGCTGATCAAGTCCCAGGAAAAAAGATGTTTGATATTGGGATCTTTTTTTGCTACTGCCCCAAAGACAGCTCCTAAGACATGGCGATGGCGCACAGAGCAGTATGTGATTCTCCATTCTCCTTGGTTGTCTGAAGACTAACTCTCGCAGGTCGCGACCGCCCCGTGGGCTCGATCGCTCAGCCGGGCATGTAGTCGCATCCCGATAAGTCAACGTCTCCCACGCACGTCATTCTACCAGCCCCCATACCACCGGTTGATGGCGACCTCCGACCGACGATCGTTCTCGCTTTTCCGAATTACACTGTCCCCTCTCACGGACGCcccggccgagaagaaggcgccgCAAACGTTGACAGAAAAGATTGTGCAGCGCCATGCTGTCGGGCTTCCGGAGGGAAAGGTCGTTCGGAGCGGCGACTACGTACAGGTCGAGCCCTCCCGATGCATGTCTCACGACAACACCTGGCCTATCGCCAAGAAGTTTATGTCAATGGGCGCAACTAGGATCAAGGACCCATCGCAACTGGTTTTCGCTCTCGATCACGACGTGCAGAACAAGAGCGAGTTCAACCTGAAGAAGTATGAGCAGGCACGTAGTCCATGCTCAACAGCCACCCCAGACCTCACGTTGTCTAACACTCTGAACAGATTGAGGCATTCGCCAAGGCGCACGGCGTTCCTTTCTTCCCCGCCGGCTACTCGATCGGTCACCAAATCATGGTAAACATGTTCTCCACGATTCGAACGGCGGATCGTTCTGCTAATACAACATCAGGTCGAAGAGCTGTTTGTCTGACCCGGCCAAATGTGCGTGGCATCGGATTCCCACAGCAACATGTACGGTGCGCTTGCGAATTTCGATCAGCTGTTGTTAGAGCAGACGCAGCAGGAATCTGGGTTACCGGAAAGAGTTGGTTTCAGGTCCCTCCCGTTGCGAAGGTAACCTTCACTGGGACGTTGGCTCCAGGTGTCACTGGAAAAGACGTTATCGTAGCGTTGTGTGGGTTATTCAAGAGCGATGTCCTGAACCACGCAGTTGAGTTTACCGGCTCCGAGGAGACTATGGCCAGTATCTCGATTGACAACAGATTGACCATCAGCAACATGTCCACCGAATGGTCTGCCTTGGCAGCGATGGTAAGGCTTCCCAGGAAGGAAAATGCCCCTCTCGAACTGAAGCATGGGCTTACCCGACATTTAAACAGTTCCCTATGGACCAGAATCTAAAGCGCTGGCTACGGTATAAGGCCACAGAGGCAGCAATGTTCCCGGACCGGACAACCAAAGAGCGGATTACACATGAAAAGATTGACGAGCTTTACGCCAACCCTGTTCAGTCTGACCCCGGAGCTCACTACGCCAAGCAACTCTACATCAACCTCTCGACTCTTTCGCCTTACATTTCGGGTCCTAACTCTGTCAAAATCTCAACGCCACTAAGCGAGCTTGCTCCCGAGAAAATCAAGGTGGACAAGGCATACATTGTGTCTTGTACCAATTCCCGCGCCTCCGATCTCGCTGCAGCTGCGAAGGTCTTCCAAGACGCGGCGAAGGCCAATGGTGGCAAGATCCCTAAAATTGCCGAGGGCATCAAGCTTTATGTTGCAGCAGCTTCGATTCCCGAGCAGGAGAttgccgaagacgaaggcaGCTGGCAGACTCTACTTGAGGCTGGGAGCATCCCGCTTCCGGCCTCCTGCGGACCTTGCATTGGACTGGGGACCGGCCTGttggaggacggcgaagtGGGAATATCGGCCTCGAACCGGAACGTCAAGGGGCGCATGGTGTCTCGCAATGCTCTTGCCTATCTTGCCAGCCCCGAGGTTGTGGCTGCTAGCGCGCTCAACGGCGTCATCTCGGGCCCGGGTGTTTATGAGGTCCCGGAAAACTACGCTGGCGTGGAGTTTGGCTACGGCACTGGTGCACCAGCGATCACGGAAAGCGAGCTCGGCAATGTCTTGGAACAACTCGAATCTCTCATCGAACGGGCTGAGTCTTCCGTAGGCAACAGCGATGCAGAGACTACCACTACTCCGATCCTTCCAGGCTTTCCTGAGAAGATTAGCGGCGAGATCGTATTCTGCGATGCTGAAAACCTCGACACCGACAACATTTACCCAGGGAAGTCTGCTACAAGCTTGGGAGAAGGTTCGCTGCTAACTAGCAAGGTACAGGAAAGTACACGTACCAGGACGACATTACGACAGAGGGTATGGCCAACGTCTGCATGTCGAACTATGATCCGAATTTCAAAGTAATCACCAAACCCAACGATATCCTCGTCTCTGGATTCAGCTTTGGCTGTGGATCCTCGAGAGAGCAAGCCGCGACTTCGATCCTGGCCAAGCAGATCCCACTCGTTGTGGCAGGTAGCTTTGGAAGCATCTTCTCCCGCAACAGCGTCAACAACGCGCAGCTGGGCTTGGAGGTCCCCCGTCTTATTGAGCGTCTACGCGCCACTTTTGGCTCGGACAAAGTGCTCACACGTCGAACTCAGTGGACACTGACGTGGGATGTGGCGCGGAGCATTGTCCAGTTGcaagagggcgagggtggGGATTGCTGGGAGGAAAAGGTTGGCGAATTCCCAGCAAACCTGCAGGAGATTGTCGCAAAGGGCGGCTTGATCAAGTGGGTTCAGAATGAAATCGAAAAGGAAGAGGCGTAGATCCTTGTTGGAAAAAGGTAAACAGCTCAGCCTTTCCAAACGAGCTTTGACAAAGCCCGCCTGGCAGCCGTTCCGGTATGACTTGTAGAACGGGCTGCGCGACGGCCGACCCGCGAGACACAGCAGGGCCGCTCACCACACGGTCAGATTAGGGCAAGGAAACGGGCAGCGGACAGCAAAGAAAagcaaagaaaagaaaagcaaggaaagaaaaagaacaagCAGTAAGAGTAAAGGCAGGCAGTTGTCGAATAAGTGGATAGATGCACCCAAAGGCTTTTTTGGACATAGAACACATGGGCGCGGCTCTGGCTGGGATAAATTAAACTTCCAGATAGCTATACTATCTATCTTCCACCCTCAGAATACAATGGCCTCTTCGAGCGCGTGTATTATATTGTCGTAAAGCTTGTCTACAGCTTCAGACGAGCCGTCGCTCCCTGTCCAAATCACACCGTCCCGTAAGGGAAACAAAATTTGGCGTAGGCTTTCGGCGAGCGGCTTAAGGGAACGGAACTCGGGGCTAATCTCCCCCAAGATACTTTGAAAGTTATCTCGATCCATGTCAAGAGACTTGCGTAGCGCCAACTCTTCCCAGTTGCCGTTGCTCCATTGTCGGAGCTTGCTTGTGGCTGGGGGATTCTCCCCGTGGTTCGTTATGATTGCCCACAAGAAAACGTAAAGGAAGGACTCCAAGTCGTGCCGGTAAGTATGGTATTGACCCTTCAGAACACCAATAGCCATGAATGGTCTGGTGCCGGTAATCCCGAGCTCTGTTCCTGATTCTTCAGCGAGCTCCACTGCGGAATCGAGGTCTATCAAGATCCCCTGGGGCTTTCCTTCATCTTGGCCATCCAGAATGATCATGTTGCCCGGAGACACATCTTTGTGGAGAATTTTGGCGTCACAAAACAGTGATCGGTGACACTTGATAGCATCACGAAATACTCGAAGCAACTCTCCATTAGACTGAAAAGTGCAAAGGGATCGGCCGACGGGAGAAGTAAGGGTGCAGGCAAGGATGCGATTTTGAAAGAAATGGCCGGTTTCTTCTGTACAGTCGACGAGTCCGTTGGCGCTGCAAGCATCATGCCGTCGTTGTTCATCCACGCTTGCATGTCTCTCGGGCGAGTGTGCCCTAACAAACTTTCTATGTGACCCCCATCGGAGACTTCGACGCAGATTCGCCGTACTCTCGAGTTCCTTGTAGTGGTCCAGGGAGATGGCACCCCAGACGCGTCTCTCTTGGACCAGTTTCAGAAGCTCGTCTTCCGGACGCTGTCTGGCCCAACGCCATTTGAACTTCAACACGTAATCCCATCGATTCGAACCAGGCATTCTAGCCCGGTAGCAAGTTGTTCCCGTGCCAACAACGCTTTCCCGCGACGCAATTGGTTGGCTTTCGAGGTAGAGCTTTCCCAGGGAGGGCATCGCCTTGCTATCAAGGACAATATAGCTGCCGCTCTCATCCGTCTCAATGAGGTTGTTCTTCCCCAGGTCCTGGTCTGTCATACACTGATAGCTGACAATGATGGAGAAAAATTGGATAAAATCTTTCTGAACATCGAATACGTCGCTACAATATAAGCCGGATCGATCAAAGGCCCAGAGTTCGATCAGTGAATCGCGGATGTAGAAGCCGTGCAAGAAGAGCCGTGTAGGCTGACTGGCGAAGACCTGTTGTGCGGACTGGCAGAGGCGTAAAAGACCATCCTGATAACAAACGCAACCATGGCGGTAAAACTGGCCAACAACCTGAACATGGTCCCATCTTGTCGGTACGTTGGAGGCCGGGGAGGTGGGCATGGTCAAGAGGAGACGTGCACTCTGGTGCTCGGGGGC
It includes:
- a CDS encoding Putative NAD(P)-binding domain, NAD(P)-binding domain superfamily, whose product is MSRHVLILGGHGKVSQFLTPLLLKKSWTVTSVIRAQEQVPAIEKLGAGQAGKLNVLVRSIEDVSDQAKAQAILDEVKPDTIVWSAGAGGKGNPERTFAIDRDAAIYFVKAAVATPSIKKFILVSYLSSRRTKPTWWSDQAWQDAQEGNKKLANYFQAKVAADEVLWQESKKRADFSGVSLRPGALTEAPAGNVEFGRTKGVKGSSSRESVAEVAALIAENDAFTTSWVDHLDGDEDPKAAVDRVAREKVDVAEGEEFYKA
- a CDS encoding Putative aconitase A/isopropylmalate dehydratase small subunit, swivel domain, Aconitase, domain 2, with the translated sequence MATSDRRSFSLFRITLSPLTDAPAEKKAPQTLTEKIVQRHAVGLPEGKVVRSGDYVQVEPSRCMSHDNTWPIAKKFMSMGATRIKDPSQLVFALDHDIEAFAKAHGVPFFPAGYSIGHQIMVNMFSTIRTADRSANTTSGRRAVCLTRPNVRGIGFPQQHVRCACEFRSAVVRADAAGIWVTGKSWFQVPPVAKVTFTGTLAPGVTGKDVIVALCGLFKSDVLNHAVEFTGSEETMASISIDNRLTISNMSTEWSALAAMFPMDQNLKRWLRYKATEAAMFPDRTTKERITHEKIDELYANPVQSDPGAHYAKQLYINLSTLSPYISGPNSVKISTPLSELAPEKIKVDKAYIVSCTNSRASDLAAAAKVFQDAAKANGGKIPKIAEGIKLYVAAASIPEQEIAEDEGSWQTLLEAGSIPLPASCGPCIGLGTGLLEDGEVGISASNRNVKGRMVSRNALAYLASPEVVAASALNGVISGPGVYEVPENYAGVEFGYGTGAPAITESELGNVLEQLESLIERAESSVGNSDAETTTTPILPGFPEKISGEIVFCDAENLDTDNIYPGKSATSLGEEGMANVCMSNYDPNFKVITKPNDILVSGFSFGCGSSREQAATSILAKQIPLVVAGSFGSIFSRNSVNNAQLGLEVPRLIERLRATFGSDKVLTRRTQWTLTWDVARSIVQLQEGEGGDCWEEKVGEFPANLQEIVAKGGLIKWVQNEIEKEEA
- a CDS encoding Putative fungal-type protein kinase, with the protein product MENHPAGDRPPAPPASAMDDQELLENIDGRMHGPMGGFVKKYFGNLQYARQDASLEIQRAGGGVGGRCAIPSTAPSPDNFLRWFSSHASRELDGARGSRHISSNEIAPEHQSARLLLTMPTSPASNVPTRWDHVQVVGQFYRHGCVCYQDGLLRLCQSAQQVFASQPTRLFLHGFYIRDSLIELWAFDRSGLYCSDVFDVQKDFIQFFSIIVSYQCMTDQDLGKNNLIETDESGSYIVLDSKAMPSLGKLYLESQPIASRESVVGTGTTCYRARMPGSNRWDYVLKFKWRWARQRPEDELLKLVQERRVWGAISLDHYKELESTANLRRSLRWGSHRKFVRAHSPERHASVDEQRRHDACSANGLVDCTEETGHFFQNRILACTLTSPVGRSLCTFQSNGELLRVFRDAIKCHRSLFCDAKILHKDVSPGNMIILDGQDEGKPQGILIDLDSAVELAEESGTELGITGTRPFMAIGVLKGQYHTYRHDLESFLYVFLWAIITNHGENPPATSKLRQWSNGNWEELALRKSLDMDRDNFQSILGEISPEFRSLKPLAESLRQILFPLRDGVIWTGSDGSSEAVDKLYDNIIHALEEAIVF